In Priestia megaterium NBRC 15308 = ATCC 14581, the following proteins share a genomic window:
- a CDS encoding alpha/beta hydrolase family protein, producing the protein MKDGTILHKQRFPSSNPRVALWVITYACQGLKIKGMLAEPKEKGMYDGFLYLRGGIKNVGTVRPARLIQFASQGFIVMAPFYRGNQGGEGNEDFAGDDRYDAFAAYDLLKQLPNVHRDRIHIFGFSRGGVMALLTAIEKNDSRSLVLWGGVTDMVLTYEEREDLRRMMKRVIGGTPSKYPERYEWRTPLHRAHLVKPPVLLIHGLEDKNVSIDHSYQLESKLKKSNKKVTSWYFENFPHAFPPKENRETVKKLTKWMKAQ; encoded by the coding sequence ATGAAAGATGGAACAATTCTTCATAAACAGCGTTTCCCATCATCAAACCCTCGCGTGGCGCTGTGGGTGATTACATATGCATGTCAAGGGCTCAAGATTAAAGGAATGCTCGCAGAGCCAAAAGAAAAAGGAATGTATGACGGCTTTTTATACTTAAGAGGAGGTATTAAGAACGTAGGAACGGTTCGTCCTGCTCGACTCATTCAATTTGCTTCTCAAGGTTTTATTGTGATGGCTCCGTTCTATAGGGGAAATCAAGGAGGCGAAGGAAACGAAGATTTTGCAGGAGATGATCGTTACGATGCTTTTGCTGCTTACGATTTATTGAAACAGCTCCCTAACGTCCACCGTGACCGCATTCATATTTTTGGGTTTTCAAGAGGGGGAGTGATGGCTTTACTCACAGCCATTGAAAAAAACGACAGCCGCTCTCTTGTGTTATGGGGAGGCGTCACGGATATGGTGCTGACATATGAAGAAAGAGAAGATTTAAGAAGAATGATGAAGCGAGTGATTGGAGGAACTCCTTCTAAATATCCTGAAAGATATGAATGGAGGACACCTTTGCATCGTGCTCATCTCGTCAAGCCGCCGGTCTTGCTTATTCATGGTTTAGAAGATAAAAACGTATCGATTGATCATTCTTATCAGCTCGAATCTAAATTAAAGAAGTCCAATAAAAAAGTTACCAGCTGGTACTTCGAAAACTTTCCACATGCTTTTCCACCAAAAGAAAACCGAGAAACGGTGAAGAAGTTAACGAAGTGGATGAAAGCGCAATAA
- a CDS encoding DUF2584 domain-containing protein yields the protein MGMPLELNTMIVTKGNEKRVTDNIFQIEKKGYRLYPLDIPLNIHKTKTGECIGTAVVRKVEMEQEKTIVTYELTKLHSTN from the coding sequence ATGGGGATGCCGCTAGAATTAAATACAATGATTGTGACAAAAGGCAATGAAAAACGTGTAACGGATAACATTTTTCAAATTGAGAAAAAAGGATATCGCTTGTATCCGTTAGATATTCCATTAAACATTCACAAAACGAAAACTGGAGAATGTATTGGAACTGCTGTTGTGCGTAAGGTAGAAATGGAGCAGGAAAAAACCATTGTCACATATGAACTGACAAAATTACATTCGACTAACTAA
- the pckA gene encoding phosphoenolpyruvate carboxykinase (ATP): MSTVDMSIELNGLLQLKTTKHQLSVPQLVEKILARREGTLTSTGAVSVETGKYTGRSPLDKFIVSDAVSSKTVEWGPVNQPISAQRFDALYKKVLNHLKKQDELFVFNGYAGADKKYQLPIQVVNEFAWHNLFAQQLFIRPSAEQKTNDDVKPFTIVAAPTFKADPETDGTNSETFIILSLERRIVLIGGTEYAGEMKKSIFSVMNFLLPQNNILSMHCSANVGEEGDVALFFGLSGTGKTTLSADANRRLIGDDEHGWSSSGVFNIEGGCYAKCIQLSEEKEPQIFNAIRFGAVLENVVLNQNTKVADYNDNSLTENTRAAYSIDSIDNTVLPSVAGHPTAIVFLTADAFGVLPPISKLTKEQAMYHFLSGYTSKLAGTERGVTSPQATFSTCFGEPFLPLAPTTYAEMLGKKIDEHNVNVYLVNTGWTGGEYGIGERMKLSYTRAMVQAALEGELANTETVTDAIFGLSIPTHVPGVPDEVLQPSKAWNDATAYNQKATELAAKFKANFKRFNDVASDISTLGGPRV, from the coding sequence ATGAGTACTGTTGATATGTCTATCGAATTAAATGGTTTGCTTCAATTAAAAACAACAAAACACCAATTATCTGTTCCACAACTTGTTGAAAAAATTCTAGCTCGACGCGAAGGAACGTTGACTTCTACAGGTGCTGTGTCAGTCGAAACCGGAAAATATACAGGTCGCTCTCCTTTAGATAAATTTATTGTAAGCGATGCTGTGTCTTCAAAAACGGTTGAATGGGGACCTGTCAATCAGCCAATTTCTGCTCAGCGATTCGATGCGCTATACAAAAAAGTCTTAAACCACTTAAAGAAGCAGGATGAACTTTTTGTTTTTAATGGATATGCTGGAGCTGATAAAAAGTATCAGTTACCAATTCAAGTAGTTAATGAATTTGCATGGCACAACCTATTCGCTCAGCAGTTATTCATTCGCCCTTCAGCCGAACAAAAAACAAATGATGATGTGAAGCCGTTTACAATTGTAGCAGCTCCAACGTTCAAAGCTGATCCTGAAACAGACGGGACGAATTCTGAAACCTTCATTATTCTTTCGTTAGAGCGACGTATTGTGCTAATTGGAGGAACTGAATACGCTGGTGAAATGAAAAAATCTATTTTCTCAGTGATGAACTTCTTGCTTCCTCAAAACAATATTCTATCCATGCACTGTTCTGCCAACGTAGGAGAAGAAGGTGACGTTGCATTATTCTTTGGTTTATCTGGAACGGGTAAAACAACGCTTTCTGCTGATGCAAACCGTCGTTTAATCGGAGATGATGAGCACGGTTGGTCAAGCTCTGGTGTATTTAATATTGAAGGAGGATGCTACGCGAAGTGCATTCAGCTTTCCGAAGAAAAAGAACCGCAAATTTTCAATGCAATTCGCTTCGGCGCCGTACTGGAAAATGTAGTGTTAAATCAAAATACGAAAGTAGCAGATTACAATGATAATAGTTTAACAGAGAATACTCGTGCCGCTTATTCAATTGACTCTATTGATAATACGGTATTGCCAAGCGTTGCTGGGCACCCTACAGCTATTGTCTTTTTAACTGCTGATGCTTTCGGCGTCTTGCCTCCAATCAGCAAGCTTACAAAAGAACAAGCGATGTACCATTTTCTGAGCGGATACACTAGTAAGTTAGCTGGAACAGAGCGCGGCGTAACATCGCCACAGGCTACTTTCTCTACATGCTTTGGTGAGCCTTTCTTACCTCTTGCTCCAACAACTTATGCAGAAATGCTAGGAAAGAAAATCGATGAACATAATGTAAATGTCTACCTTGTAAATACTGGATGGACCGGTGGTGAATACGGCATCGGCGAACGAATGAAGTTAAGTTACACTCGAGCTATGGTTCAAGCAGCCCTTGAAGGAGAACTAGCTAATACCGAAACAGTAACAGACGCTATTTTTGGTTTATCGATTCCAACTCATGTTCCGGGAGTTCCTGATGAAGTGCTTCAGCCTTCTAAAGCATGGAACGATGCAACAGCTTATAATCAAAAAGCAACTGAGCTTGCTGCTAAATTCAAAGCTAATTTCAAGCGTTTTAATGATGTGGCATCTGATATTTCAACATTAGGCGGACCTAGGGTCTAA